The sequence CCGCCCCCCACATCACAGGAACGGCCCGCAAAGCAACCCAGGAGCCCGACACAGTGTGACGATTTGCTTCATTTGCGGGGAAATCCGTCGCCCGATGAGCGGCGAGCTCGTTCCCGACGCCCTCGGGGGTTCAGTTCTCTTCGAGGATGGCGCCGAGGCGGTCCACGGTGGCGCGGGACTGCAGGTGCAGGTCGGCGATGTCCAGTCCCTCGTCGCCCAGCACGACGAGCAGCCCCGTGCGCCGGACGGCGTAGACCACGATATGACCGCTCTGGCATCGGGTCACCACCTCGCGCAGCTCGCCCATGCCGACCTCGTTTCCCGCGCTTCGGCCGAGGCCCAGTGAGGCCGCGGCCAGCGCCGCCAGGACGTCGGGCCGGACCTCGTCGGTGTCGGAGGCCACCAGTATCCCGTCCACCGACGCCACGGCCGCGTCCGTGACGCCCACGACCTGGCCGCGGAGTTTCTGCAGTTCCGCCAGCACCGCTTCGCGCATACCCGTTCCCCCTTGATCGCCCCGTGACGGAGACGCGGTCAGACGCTGAGTTCGGCTTCGATGCGCCGCAGGTGGTGCCGGGCGAGCGCCAGGTTGGCGCGTTCCCGGTTGAGCGCGAGGTAGAGGAAGAGGCGGCCGTGGCCGCGCCCGAGGATGCGGATCAGGTGGTACTGCCGGTTCAGCGTGATGAGGACGTCCTCGATGGCGTCGTCGATGGCCAACGACTCCAGAGTGCGAACCTTGGCGCGCACGACCTCGGTGTTGCCGGCGGCCGCGACGTCCAGGTCGAGCTCGGGGCCGCCTCCCAGCGCTCCAAGGGACATGCCGCTGTCATAGTCGACGAGGGCCACGCCGATCGCGCCCTCGACGGCCATGGCCTCCTTGAGCGCCGTTTCGATGTTCATACCACTCCCGACGAATTGCTTATTTTGGCCGCTAATATATCTCGCGAACGGGCTTCCACAACCGGGAAACCTCGGATTCCGCCGATCCGGCACCGTGGCCACACTCAATGGGGCATGCGGTACCACCAAAGAAGGCGAGAAGGGACAGATGGCATCAGAAGCGCAGCCCCCGGGAGAACGCGGGCGTGACCACGCGGGCGTGCTGACCTCGGCGCTGACCCGGCGCGGCCGGCAGCGGTTCACCGGAACGCTGCGGATGGACGGGTCCCCTGGAGGCTCGGTGAGCATGCGCGACGGCCTGGTGGTGGCCGCCTCCACCCCTGCCGCGCCGGGGCCCGAGCCGTTGCTGCTGCGGTCGGGGCGGATCAGCGAAGCCGACTGGAGCGCCGCCTTCACCGCCGGGGCCCCCGACGGCCGGCTGGAGCGTGAACTGGTCGTGCGCGGGCTCCTGGGTGACGCCGGCGTGCAGGTCATCACCCGCGCCGCGGTCGCCGACGCACTGTTCGCCATGGCACTGTGCGGGGTCCGCACCTGCACGGCCGACCCCGATGATCCCGCCCCGCTGCTCGCGTCCGACCCGGGCCTGGACACCGAACGGGCCATCCGCGAGATCCGCCGCCGGCTCGATCTCGCCCACTCCTGGACCGCGCTGGGCCTGTCCATACGGTCGAGGCCGCAGAGCAGGCGCCCCACGGGTTCCGTGCCCGTCAACGCCCAGCGGCAGGAACTGCTCGCCAAGGTCAACGGCCGCCGGACACCGCGCGACATCGCCTTCGCACTCGGACGCGGCCTGTTCCCGGTCATGAGCGACATGGCCACTCTCATCGTCGACGGGCTCGCCACCGTCGAGCCGCCCCTCGCCGGAGGGTCCGAGGCCGTCCTCGACCCGGCGCCGGGAGGCGGGCCCGCCGCCCGTCCGCAAGATCTCCCGAGCGAGAGCATCCGGTCGCAGGCGGTGCCGCCTCCCCCGCACCAGAACGCCCCCTCCCAGGAGTCGGCCGGATTGCCACGGCGCAGATACCGGAAGACCGACTTTGGACGATGGTTCCAAGAGGAGCCGCCAACCTGACGTCGAGCCTTTTCGCTCACGCGGCCTCGCGAAGCGGAAAGGGCGGGGTCAACCCGTCCGGCGCGGCCGGACTTGGCCAGCGTGTCGGACGGCGGCTAGTCTTGCTCCGGCAATAACTTGATCTTGGGTGGAGGTCGTACGTGGCCGAGGATGGCCTGTCCCCGGAAATCGATCTCTCTCGTCCGAGCGTCGCCCGCATGTACGACTACTACCTGCACGGGAAAGACAACTACCAGGTCGACCGCGACGCGGCGGACCGGGTCGCGCGGGCCATGCCGGAGATCGGCGAGCTCGCCCTGGAGAACCGCTCGTTCCTGCGCCGTTCCGTGCGGTACATGGCGCGCCAGGGAATCCGGCAGTTCCTCGACATCGGCTCCGGGCTGCCGACCGTCGGGAACACGCACGAGATCGCCCATGAGATCATCCCGGACGCCCGCGTCGTGTACGTCGACAGCGATCCGGTGGTCCTGGTGCACGGGCGCGCACTGCTCGCGACCAACGAGTTCACCACCGTCGCCCAGGCCGACATGCGCCGGCCCGCCGAGGTCCTCGATCACGCGCGGAGGACCGGGCTGATCGACTTCGCCGCTCCGGTCGGCGTGCTGATGATCGCCATGACCCACTTCCTCACCCTGGAGGAGCGGGAGGGCGTCATGGCGCCCTTGCGCGAGGCCCTTGCGCCGGGCAGCCACCTCGCCGCGACGCATGTGACGACGGAAGGGCATGCCGCGGCGGCCGTCGAGCAGATCGAGGGAGCCTACGCGGCCACCCCCACCCCCATCTATTTCCGCGGTAGAACAGAAATCGAGCTCTTTTTCGACGGCTTCGAACTCGTCGATCCGGGCCTGGTCACCATCGATGCGTGGAACCCCGAAGGCGACGAGGCGGACCGGCCGGCCGCCGATGTCGGCAAATGGCTTTACGGCGGCATCGGCCGCATCGGCTGACCCCGGGCGGGCGAGCCGGCCAGACCAACTCGCCGCCGGCATACCGGCGGTCCCACCCTGCACTGTCCGCGGCTTCTCCTTCTCCGTGACGCCTTGCGAGGCTTACCCGGTGGGTGGAGAACTGTGCCGCGGGGGCGTGGGGCCAAAGACCGCCATACCCCTTCCTCAGGTACAAGTGCGGCGCAGAGGGTGGTGCCCGTCCCCCACTGTCTGGAGGCTGGTTTCATGACCAGTGCCGCCTGCTCCGATGATCACCTGACGTCGTCGGCCCCTGGGGTGGGCCGGTGAGGCTGCCGCTACGACGCGGACGCGTCGCCGCGCCGGTCCAGGGACCTCTGGGACCGGCTTTGAGCGAGCACAAGTGGTATCGCAAGGCCGCCGAACTGTCCGACACCGGGACGCTCACCATGGCGCGGCGGCTGCCGACGCTGATCGGGCAGGTGATGCGGCTCGCGTGGCGGGCGAGCCGGCGGGACCTGGCCGCGACGATCGCGTTCAACGTGGCCGCCGGGGTGTTCACCGCGTTCGGGCTGCTGGCGACCACCGGAGTGCTGACCGCCCTGTTCTCGGCGGGCCCGACCCCGGATCGGGTGCGGTCCGCGGCGCCGGAACTGGTGCTGGTGGGGGCGGCGGTCACGGTCCGGGCGGTGTTCTCGGCGGCGGCGCAGTGGGCGCAGGCCCGGTTGCGTCCGCAGGTCCAGCAGATCGTCGAGCAGCAGTTGTACGAGCTGACGACCGCCATCGAGCTGGCGGCCTTCGACGACGCCGAGTTCCAGGACGACCTGCACAGGGCCCGGCTGCGGGGCATGGACTCGGCTCCGTCCATGGTCGACAACGCGGTGGACCTGTTCACCGCGGCCGTCGGCGTCACGGCGGCGGCCGGCGCGCTCGGCGTGCTGCACCCGGTGCTGCTGCCGCTGCTGCTGCTGACCGCGCTGCCCGAGGGATGGGCGGCGGTCCGCGCGGCCCGGCTGGGGTACCTGACCCAGCTGGATCTGGTGGAGGTGCGGCGGCGGAGCTGGATCATGTCCGATCTGATGACCGAGCGGCGCCACGCCGCCGAGGTCCGCTCCTTCACCGTCCGGGCCTTCCTGCTGCGCCAGTACGCCGCACTGGCCGCCCACATCCGTCGCGTGCTCCTCGACCTGGCACGCAGGCAGACGATGTCCCAGGTCTGGGGTGATGCCCTCAAAGGGGTCGCGACGGCGTTGATGTACACGGCGCTCGGACTGCTCCTGTGGCGGGGCGTGATGCCGCTCGCGGTGGCCGGAACGGCGGTCCTGGCGATCCGCGCCGGACAGACCTCCCTGGTCAACCTCGTCTACGCCCTGAACCGCTGTTACGAGGACGGCCTGTACTTCAGCGACTACATGGCCTACTGCCAGACCGCCGAGAAGCGCGTGCAACGAGCCCGCATCGGCGTCCGCGAACTGGACGACGTGGAGAGGCAGCTTGGGGAGCTGCGCGGGTTCGGGGAGATCTGCGCCGAGGAGGTCACCTTCACCTACCCCGACAGCGACGCGGCTTCGCTGTGCGCGGTGTCGGTGCGGCTCGGCCGCGGGGAGATCGTGGCGCTGGTCGGGGAGAACGGATCGGGGAAGACGACCCTCGCCAAGATCCTCGCCGGCCTCTACGCCCCGCAGAGCGGCGTCGTCCGCTGGGACGACACCCGCGTGAGCGACCTGGACCCCGAGGCCCTGCGGCGGGCCATCGCCGTCGTCGCCCAAGACCACACCCACTGGCCGATGACCGCCGCCGACAACATCACCATGGGCGACGACCTGGCCGCCACGGGCGTGCGGGCGAGCGTCGACGAGGCCGCGACCTCGGCCGGCGCCGACCAGGTGATCGCCAACCTGCCCCTCGGCCTCGACACTCTGCTGGACAAGCGCTTCGCCAACGGATGCGAACTGTCGGGCGGGCAGTGGCAGCGGCTGGCGGCCGCGCGCGGCTTCTACCGGGACGCGCCCCTGCTGATCTGCGACGAGCCCACCGCCGCACTCGACGCCCGCGCCGAACACCACCTGTTCGACCAGATCCGCCGGCACGCCGCGCAGCACGGGCGCACCGTCCTGCTGATCACCCACCGGCTGGCGAGCGTCCGGCACGCCGACCGCATCTACGTCCTCGACGGCGGCCGCGTCACCGAGCACGGCGACCACCACGAACTCATGGCTGTGAACGGCCTGTACGCCGAACTGTACGAACTGCAGGCATCGGCCTACCGCCAAGGCGAGACGGCGACGACGCCCTCACCATCAGCCCGGGAAGCGGCCACCTGAAACCGAGCGCTCCATCCTGGAGACGCCGTCCAGGGCCCCCTGCCTCCGCCGCCGGGGCGGCCCGGCGCCGTTTCCCGGCCTCATCCGGGGAAGGCGATCGTGCTCATGAGGGCGTTGGCCTCCTGGCGGGAGTCCAGGCGGGTGTGCTGCACGACGATGGGGACGTCGCTGGTGACCACGAGGCAGTAGTCGGTGCCGGGGGGGATCCGCTCCGGAGTGCTCAGGTCGTTGATCCGCTGATGGAAGGCCCGCCGGGCGGGAACGGGGAGGACGAACGGGCCCGCAGGTTCCCGGTCGGTGAAGTACACCTGCACCTCGACCCGCGCCTCGGCCTCTCCCGCGTTGAGCATGCAGATGCTGTCGTGGCTCGTCATCTCAGGTGCGGGACCGGAACTGCGAGGCGGGATGTAGCCGTCGGCGACGACCCATGTGCGAGAGCCGATACCGGCCGGGTGTCGTTGCATGAGCGCTCCTTCGGTTGGCGGTGGCGGCCCTTGCCGCGTGGCCGCGGATGTCCGCAGCGCGGCAGGTCAGAAGTCGTTGGCGCCGCGGGCGGTGAGGCCGCCGTCGACGTGGAGGTGGCTGCCGGTGACGTAGCCGGCCTTCGGGCCGAGCAGCCAGTCGATGGCCTCGGCGATCTCCCCGGGACGGGCGAGCCGGCCCATCGGGATCTGGGTCCGGGCGCGCGCGGCGATGTCGTCGTCCGCACCGGTGGTGACGTCGAGAAGAGGGGTCGCCGTGGCACCGGGGACGACGCCGTTGACGCGGATGCCGTATGCCGCGTACTCGACGGCGAGTGCTCTGACCAGGGCGGAGATTCCGCCCTTCGAGCTCGCGTAGGCACTGTTGGCCCCTCCGGCGAACGCGACGAACGCCGAGGGCGAGGAGACGCAGACGATCGCGCCGGGCAGGCTCTCGGCCAGGAGCAGCCGGATGCCGTCGCGGCAGGTGAGGAACGTCCCGCTGAGGTTCACGCCGAGCACTCCCGACCAGTCCGCGAACGTCGTCTCGTGCGCCTCCCGCGCGATCTCCACGCCGGCGTTCGCGACGATATTGACCGGAACTCCCAGGCTCGCCCGGCACCGGGCGTAAGCGTCGGCCACCTCCCTTTCGGAAGAGATGTCGGCCGCGATGGCCAGCGCTCGCGGGGCTCCCCGCTCCTCCGCCTCCGCGGCGACCGCCCGGACACCGGCCTCGTCCCTGTCCAGAAGGGCGAGGGGGTGTCCGGCCGACGCCCTCAACAGCGCGGCGGCCCGGCCGATGCCGGAGGCGGCTCCTGTGATCAAAGTGACTTCGCCGGACATGTGCCTTCCCTGGTCTCGGTCGATCTCCGGAAGCCGGAGGGCATGGTGGTGCGACGATCACGGGCGCAGCAGACCGGTCGCGTCGGTGTAGCGGGCCAGGGCCTCCGGGTCGAGGTGGAGTCCAAGGCCGGGCGTTTCGGGAATGGCGAGCATCCCGTCCTCGTCCAGCCGCCAGGGCTCGGCGGTGACGTCGTCGACATAGGGCGACCCGGTGACGTACTCGACGAGGTCCGT is a genomic window of Actinomadura citrea containing:
- a CDS encoding roadblock/LC7 domain-containing protein — translated: MREAVLAELQKLRGQVVGVTDAAVASVDGILVASDTDEVRPDVLAALAAASLGLGRSAGNEVGMGELREVVTRCQSGHIVVYAVRRTGLLVVLGDEGLDIADLHLQSRATVDRLGAILEEN
- a CDS encoding SAM-dependent methyltransferase, whose amino-acid sequence is MAEDGLSPEIDLSRPSVARMYDYYLHGKDNYQVDRDAADRVARAMPEIGELALENRSFLRRSVRYMARQGIRQFLDIGSGLPTVGNTHEIAHEIIPDARVVYVDSDPVVLVHGRALLATNEFTTVAQADMRRPAEVLDHARRTGLIDFAAPVGVLMIAMTHFLTLEEREGVMAPLREALAPGSHLAATHVTTEGHAAAAVEQIEGAYAATPTPIYFRGRTEIELFFDGFELVDPGLVTIDAWNPEGDEADRPAADVGKWLYGGIGRIG
- a CDS encoding ABC transporter ATP-binding protein: MSEHKWYRKAAELSDTGTLTMARRLPTLIGQVMRLAWRASRRDLAATIAFNVAAGVFTAFGLLATTGVLTALFSAGPTPDRVRSAAPELVLVGAAVTVRAVFSAAAQWAQARLRPQVQQIVEQQLYELTTAIELAAFDDAEFQDDLHRARLRGMDSAPSMVDNAVDLFTAAVGVTAAAGALGVLHPVLLPLLLLTALPEGWAAVRAARLGYLTQLDLVEVRRRSWIMSDLMTERRHAAEVRSFTVRAFLLRQYAALAAHIRRVLLDLARRQTMSQVWGDALKGVATALMYTALGLLLWRGVMPLAVAGTAVLAIRAGQTSLVNLVYALNRCYEDGLYFSDYMAYCQTAEKRVQRARIGVRELDDVERQLGELRGFGEICAEEVTFTYPDSDAASLCAVSVRLGRGEIVALVGENGSGKTTLAKILAGLYAPQSGVVRWDDTRVSDLDPEALRRAIAVVAQDHTHWPMTAADNITMGDDLAATGVRASVDEAATSAGADQVIANLPLGLDTLLDKRFANGCELSGGQWQRLAAARGFYRDAPLLICDEPTAALDARAEHHLFDQIRRHAAQHGRTVLLITHRLASVRHADRIYVLDGGRVTEHGDHHELMAVNGLYAELYELQASAYRQGETATTPSPSAREAAT
- a CDS encoding sensory rhodopsin transducer, with the protein product MQRHPAGIGSRTWVVADGYIPPRSSGPAPEMTSHDSICMLNAGEAEARVEVQVYFTDREPAGPFVLPVPARRAFHQRINDLSTPERIPPGTDYCLVVTSDVPIVVQHTRLDSRQEANALMSTIAFPG
- a CDS encoding SDR family NAD(P)-dependent oxidoreductase, encoding MSGEVTLITGAASGIGRAAALLRASAGHPLALLDRDEAGVRAVAAEAEERGAPRALAIAADISSEREVADAYARCRASLGVPVNIVANAGVEIAREAHETTFADWSGVLGVNLSGTFLTCRDGIRLLLAESLPGAIVCVSSPSAFVAFAGGANSAYASSKGGISALVRALAVEYAAYGIRVNGVVPGATATPLLDVTTGADDDIAARARTQIPMGRLARPGEIAEAIDWLLGPKAGYVTGSHLHVDGGLTARGANDF